Part of the Centroberyx gerrardi isolate f3 chromosome 11, fCenGer3.hap1.cur.20231027, whole genome shotgun sequence genome is shown below.
GCAGCGGCTATCGCCAGCTCCCTCATCCGGCAGAAGCGGCAGGCGAGGGAGCGGGAGAAGGCGAATGCGTGCCGCGGCACCGGCAGCCCGAGCAACAGCAAGGGCACGAACGAGAAACCGAGCAAACTGAACGTGTTCTCGCGTGTCAAATTGTTTGGGTCGAGGAAGAAACGGAAGAGGAGGCGACCACCAGGtctgaggggggagagaagtCGGAGAGCCATCACCTGCACCACCAtcttcaccatcaccatcatcaccatcaccactatcatcaccatcagcaccaccatcaccatcactaccatcaccaccatcaccatcatcaccatcatcaccaccaccatcaccaacaTCACCATTTTCTCCCATCTCTAAAGGTGGcccttcatcacttcatcatcatGTCTTCTGGCAGTGTCTTGGAAAATAATCCTGTTGCATGACACCACAAACCATCTGATGTAAATAACTTTATATCGTCCCACAGGAAAGTGTTGTAGCATGTATCTCTGAGAATTGATGGAGATCTGAGAGAAATTGATGTAAACAGAGAATGCAAGGATGTTGGAGATATTCTCACCACCATGGTTACATCTGTCAATttctctttgatttttttttaaatgtatgcaGTAATTTGCAGGGATCAATGATTGGTTTTGGAGCCTGTAGGCCCGAGGGATTGGAAACATAAACagcttctcttcctctgccacTTCCGGCTCACATATCCACATGATCACATGACAGTAATAAGCAAAGAATGCAGTTaatgtctctcctctcctcacctctcctctcctctcctctcctctcctctctcctctcctctcctctctctcctcctctctcctctccgcctctcctctcctctcctctcctctcctctccactcctctcctctcctctcctctcctctcctctctcctctcctctcctctctctcctcctctctcctctcctcctctcctctcctctcctctcctctcagagCCCCAGTTAAAGGGCATTGTAACCAGGCTCTCCAGTCGCCAGGGCTTCCAGCTGCAGATGCAGCCTGACGGCACCATTGATGGAACCAAGGATGAAGACAGCACCTATGGTAACCTTTGAGCATACAATCCATAATTTAACTGACTGTCTGAATTTTGGCTCCATGCACACATGTTCTTGAGGAGTTTGACTTGTAAAATGAGCTTTAAATTACCATAACTCAAATATATAATGTTTATAAcaattacaaatgtaaacaaatctttTTCACAGCcttaaaatacatgtaaaagtCTTCAGGTTCAGCTGTTACAACCTATCAGTCCTTttatcaaaagctcagacaatgactttcagagtgaaaaaataaaattcttcaatccaataaatcactgtgtaaacaaagccagtattTTTACAACAGTGTTTCAACAAGAAGCACCACATTGCAGTTATAATTTTCGGTTAAAAAACTTCAATCTGTGATTGTGACtccaaaaatccccaaaacagatgaaaccagaataaaaaaaagatttttggaGTGTTGCTATGCCGTCTTCCTCGTGGCTGTCCTTATGTTTTAATTATAGCTGAGCACCCAGCCAAAGGGGCTACAAGAGGAAGCGCACCTGCTGTACATTTCATAATGCAGGTCTATTTTACTTCAGTATTTACTGACAGTGTAAATACTGTATAAGCAAACATTTCATAAGTTTAAAATCCACAGTGGCCTACAGTTTTGGATTTGTATGTGGACATattgactatgtttacatgcagcttTGTAATCCGATAAATGAACTGATTTAGCTCCATTCCAAATGAAACATCCCCATATAACCACTTCATTTAGACTAGAGTAACCAGTCTAAAGCAGTTTGAATCCAGTTTAAGGACAAGGTTTACACTGTGGAAATCTGTTTAATGGGAGAATTTTAGCCCAATGCCTCCACAATATGTAAATCGTTTATCGGATTAGACAACTATGATTCATGCATTTCCTCCACATGACAGGTGGTGATGGGACAATCTAGCTGTTTATTTGTTAAATGTTTCCTAGACGGTACATTTGCAATATGGACCCGTTCAAATCATttaatgaaagaatgaaagataCTGGGTTTAAGTGAACcagtgaacaaacacacacacacacacccacactcacacacacccgcaaacacacacacatacaatatgtGGTTGATATAGCTAATTCAAATGTGTTGTTGTGCTTCAgactgcagacccactcttatgCACAGATGGCGGTGCCACCATCATCATTAATCTGTGCTACTTTTCACACCACCAACTGCTGcatgagaagagaaagacactgCAAAAAGCAAAGTGTACTTTAATTAGATGATTACATGGTGTAGACATGTAAACGCTGACCCACATGAAATCAGTTTTCTATGATTGGGTTTGAATGGATAATCCATGTAATCCATAGTCATAACCACAGTCATTATAGAGAACATGGTTGGCTAAATGAACATAATTAAATAGGGTCTGACTCATCAAACTGCCTGGAATAATTGTGTTCCTGCTACAGAGCTTATGGAGGGACATGAATAACTTTAATGGTTGCTTCTCCCTACTAAATGCAAAACGCCTGAAAATCAATCAGATAGTAAAATCCTGCTGATATAATTTCTGTCTACATACTAAAAATGTCTATTTTATTAATCTTATTTTAGTACATATTGTTAATGGAGGTATGTGCCATGTACATAAAGGGCTGTCGTTTCTCTAACTGTTCATTGGAAACACCCTCAAATGAAAGCTGAGGGTCTGTGCTTTAACCCCAGGCCAAATGCTTACATGCTTATGGATTTCACTGTATTTAAAATTCACAAACAGCAGCCATTACCACACCTTCAATCATCTTGGGAATGCCTTTGTTGCTATGCATTGGTGTTCAGCAGAAGGACTATCCATTTTCATTTGGATTAATGGTAGAAATAGCTGGAAACGCTGACCTTAACGCTTCCCAAACACTGACCGTTGATATGCTTATACACCACCTATCCCTATGCTTTACTCCCTATGTGCTTTTAGATAGGTCTAATTCTGACCTCTCCGCTTTACAGTAATCACATGTTTAATACCAACCAGTAAATCATCACTTTAATTCGGTTCCCTTGCCGCCTGACCGACCTCGTAAAATAGCTTTTCTGTGGCAAAATGGAGGTGTCATCCTACCCGCCGCTACATTGATATTGATGATACTTTTTCTCTTCACTGTgtgagtgcttgtgtgtttgctgtgtgtgtgtgtgtgtgtgtgtgtgtttgtgtgtgtgtgggcgggtggGTGGTTGTGTACGTGCGTAGCTGTGTTCAACCTGATCCCAGTGGGGCTTCGTGTGGTGGCCATCCAGGGCGTCCAGACCAAACTCTACCTGGCCATGAACAACGAGGGCTTTCTCTACACCTCTGTAggttatcacacacacacacacacacacacacacacacacaccatcatcatTATAATCTATCCATCAAAGGCGAATATCTCTTCTTATGGGTCTTTGTGAGCCGATCAGCGAGCGGCAGCCCGAGCCCCAGGCGTGACACATGTAGCTGAGGGACGGGGCAGCAGCTTTCGGAGTGAGAGCTCTTTCATCGTCACCCTTTCATCGCATTGATCCTGTAAATACAGTTTGCCTTGTGAGTCAGCTGTTATGATCCGGCGCCTGAGCCTCGCTCGTCTGTTTACTTATATTGCGGCTTTTCAGGGTTGATTTCAGATTGTCCTCCGGGCTCCTTTTGTTTGTCTCCCAGCAGTCATTAGGCCATGGAGGAGCCGCTTTGATAGAATCAAAGATTAAAGATTACTTTATTGTCCATGTACTCAAGGCTATTGAAACCTGTCTCTCCACATTTCCCTCCAAGATATACACTTTTGTCccatatatttaatatattttcgGAAGGCAGTGTTGGCTGCAATGCACTGGTgcctttgctcaagggcacttcagtaGCGATGCTGGGTGCCCCCTCCTGTTGAtgttgggaattgaaccagcaaccttcagGTTATTAGTTCATCTCTCTACTGCACAGTACTGCGCAGTATTTGGCCCATCAGAtctagcagaggatggtttggGTTGTTATGCTGAGGGTGTTGGCTTCAGTCAGAACACTGATATCACTCGTTCGATCTTCTCACCTGATATtgaatgcaaaacacacacacacaaacacgcaaacacacacacacacacataaatacagacacCACATCCCTCTTTCATTTCGCTCGAGCGCAAATCCCCGCAACACAGAATCTGGTtgaagatcacacacacacacacacacacacacacaaatcctacGCGTTTTAAAATTCATATAGGGATattggatgagagagagacagagcattCTTTCTGTATCTTTCCGTTTCCCCCGGCAACCTGGGCACCATCTTTCTCTCGGTGGGCTGGTTGGTATTCTAGGGAGTATCCGGTTACCATGGAGACACAGGACTAAGGAAATGCAAATGTCAGCTGTCCTAAGTTGGTGCAGTTTGTTCTCAGAGACTACAGCCTGGCCGAGATAATGATTCAAGGAGCGGACCGActgatggatgaatagatggaggGAGGCTAGATGGAGGAATGACTGAATGCTTTTTAATGGACTTGCTGTTTCAAACTCGTacctaaccccccccctccctccctccctccctccctccctctggctACCACTCCCACCTCCCCATCGCCTCTCAATCACCCTCCTGACTTCCCTCATTTACAATCTCTGCTCCACCCTCCGTCACATCTTCCCATCCTAGGAACATTTCACCCCGGAGTGTAAGTTCAAGGAGTCGGTGTTTGAGAACTACTACGTCACCTACTCCTCCATGCTGTACCGGCAGCAGGCGTCGGGCCGGGCCTGGTACCTGGGACTCAACAAGGAGGGCGGAGTCATGAAGGGGAACCACGTCAAAAAGAACAAGGCCGCTGCCCACTTCATACCTAAACCACTCAAAGGTAAGACTAGCAGCACCAGCCCACTTAATAGGTAGGAACAGACTAAAACGAAATGTGACAGTGCCCTTCATATCCAATTAAAGCATGAGCAGATTATGTCTTAGCAAGCGTTGTGTCCATTTATATCCACAGATTTTAAAGGGGAAGTTGACTTTTAGGTTGTTATTCTGTAAAGGTATACATATTCCTAAAATTTCCTAAAAAATGTTATGtccctccaccatggtccaTGGTGCAGAAcattatgtcgtcatggtgacgcctgtctgtttgtatgtgtgtagacacattgttgtgaacacaataactcaacaactatacatgatagaaacttcatacttacaccacaagttccccctatagagtagatgatctgattagattttggagcaccttgatGCATaattttgcatattaatgaggaaaaacagattttctcaaaactactattactccttaatgctttaaacTCATATTAAAGGTCACTTACTGTGCAGAACTGTTCTTTCCTTGCCCTtgtaattaatgcattaattagcctAATTAATGGACTACTTAGCATAACCGTTTATGTCTAGCCCCTCTTGTTTTCCAGTAGTTTCATGAGTTTTGAGCACTCAAGATGAGGGAAAATGTAATCCTTCTGCAGAAAGGATAGTTTAAAGAGTGATTCTGTACCCAGTTTGAGCTTCTCTCCGCCTACTTCGCGAATTTAAAAAATTCAAGACAGTGGGTGTGAAGagcgggggagaggagagggggttgGAGTTGGGCCAGGCTGGTGAGAAAAGGAACGAGGTGGAGTGTTCGTGGGCATGTGGACGCGCTGATGGGCTGAGGTGTTAACAGTTTTTTACCAAATTACGTATCTTAGGACAATTGTCCTTGGACGTGGCTGCATCTCCAACTGAACACCGGCTGCTCGCTTTAACCACTGGAGGGCGAACTGAGCGAGGCTTAGTGAGATAAACACTGAGTCAGGTTTAGTGAGATAAATACAGCACTCAAATGTTGGCAATATGACCGGCGTTGCgttgttgtatttcataactCCATAGTACAAAATACCAGTTGACAACTCAcaaaaagtgttttagtgtggactttaaagaaaaaaatatatgggCAGTCTCATTCCTGTAacacatattttgttttcaaaatagaTGTAGATGTTTTATATGGGTACAAGGCAGTGAAATGGTATGATGTCACTGGATTGCATATTTTAGGATGCAGCTCCTAACTGAAAATTCATAACAgaactgaaaaaaaacccagaaagaCCCAAAggaaaaatgtttatttttgtggAATATCAGCAGTGGAATAAAGTCATAGTATACatcttttaaatgaaaaaaacatcaacaacataaATTCACGTCTGAAAGCATAATTGAAtttgtattggtggttgttGGTCTTATAATGTTCACGAACTACATCACAGCCTAAAAGTAAATTTtggtggaattcccctttaatgGTGAGTCAAGAACTGTTCTACAGCCAGATTTAACTATTTAACTTATCCACTTCATACTCAACAGAAAGGGTGGAACAAActaaaaccctaaccctggaaTAAATTACAATCTGTCCTTAGTATGCGAGTCCTAATAACCCAAACTTCTCAATCAAAGGTAAGAAGACTGAgcaataaaacagacaaaatctACATGAACTAAACAAGGCTGTGCACACCGGTGATCAAGGAGTGAAAATAGAACATGTTAGACTAGGCTAACTAATCAAATATCTAACAAAAGTCATATATTcttgtcatttgtgtgtgtgtgtgtgtgtgtgtgtgtgtgtgtgtgtagtggccATGTACAGGGAGCCCTCCCTCCATGACCTGACAGAGTTTTCGCGGTCAGGCAGCGGGACGCCGACCAAGAGTCGCAGCGCTTCGGCTCTACTGAACGGCGGAGGGAAGACTCCTAGCAACAACGACTCCTCctagccccccctcccctcacacctcacacacacacgcacacgcacacacacacacacacacacacacacacacacacacacacatatgcacaaatccacacatgcatacacagacgtacacgcacacatatgcatacacacacatagacacacacacacagatctcagGCAGACATGCCCACACATCAGGCTATTGAGgggtaggaggagagagaaggagcaggaagaggaggacagaggagaaaagaggaggagaaaaggaagaggaggagatgaggaacaggaggagacgaggaagaggaggataggAGTGTGTTCTTCCCCTTACGGACCCCACTGTGACTGACTGTGATGTAAATAAATCAAGGACAATCAATCCGTCTGGCTCTGCTGCTCTGGTCTGCAGAGGAACAGGAGCTGTGAATTCTGAGATCCGCTACTCTTCCCTTGACTGCTGTTCCAGATCCTGTATCATACCCAAACAtctgaggaagacagagggagggagagagagtcagtcagtcacacagacagtcagataaacagacagactgttACAGACAGAGAACCAAAGAGTCCAGGTATTAACCAAGTTATTGCTGTGAAAAGACGGGAGACAAGAAAAACGAAGGAACGacggagaaaggaaggaaggaagagaggaagaaagaaagaccttTATCTACTCTATCGTATGCtatgtttacaca
Proteins encoded:
- the fgf13b gene encoding fibroblast growth factor 13b isoform X3; this encodes MSFPLRRSASEPQLKGIVTRLSSRQGFQLQMQPDGTIDGTKDEDSTYAVFNLIPVGLRVVAIQGVQTKLYLAMNNEGFLYTSEHFTPECKFKESVFENYYVTYSSMLYRQQASGRAWYLGLNKEGGVMKGNHVKKNKAAAHFIPKPLKVAMYREPSLHDLTEFSRSGSGTPTKSRSASALLNGGGKTPSNNDSS
- the fgf13b gene encoding fibroblast growth factor 13b isoform X1, encoding MSRAAAIASSLIRQKRQAREREKANACRGTGSPSNSKGTNEKPSKLNVFSRVKLFGSRKKRKRRRPPEPQLKGIVTRLSSRQGFQLQMQPDGTIDGTKDEDSTYAVFNLIPVGLRVVAIQGVQTKLYLAMNNEGFLYTSEHFTPECKFKESVFENYYVTYSSMLYRQQASGRAWYLGLNKEGGVMKGNHVKKNKAAAHFIPKPLKVAMYREPSLHDLTEFSRSGSGTPTKSRSASALLNGGGKTPSNNDSS
- the fgf13b gene encoding fibroblast growth factor 13b isoform X2; the protein is MSGKTAKPKEDKDHAAKEPQLKGIVTRLSSRQGFQLQMQPDGTIDGTKDEDSTYAVFNLIPVGLRVVAIQGVQTKLYLAMNNEGFLYTSEHFTPECKFKESVFENYYVTYSSMLYRQQASGRAWYLGLNKEGGVMKGNHVKKNKAAAHFIPKPLKVAMYREPSLHDLTEFSRSGSGTPTKSRSASALLNGGGKTPSNNDSS